The genomic interval CTGGTTTGTCTTATGTAACCAGTTCTACCAGCGCCAATTACCGTCCTTATGTTCGTGCGAAAGCGAATGTCATCAGCGACCTGACCATGTCTCTGCGTTATCGCCCGTACTTTAAGCGTTATAGCAGCAATATTGGTGTTAGTGGAAAGGACACCAGTGAATCCGGGTATGCGATTACCGGAAACATCGATTACACCTTCCTGAAGGATTACACCATTGGCTATGAGCTGGAATATGCCAAGACAAACAAGGCAGGCGTGAGCTATTACCGTTACGACAATGACAGCGATAACTTCGACCATAACGTGAAGCTGTCTTACAAATGGGATAAAAACTGGAAGCCTTACATGGAAGTGGGCAATGTGGCGCAAGATGGTACCAGCGATCATCGCCAGACCCGCTATCGTGTCGGTGTACAATATAACTTCTGATAATACCCGGCATATTTAGCCGGATACTATCGGTAAAAGATATCGGTAAAAGAAAGACCCGTGTAAAAGAAAAGGCGGAATAATCATTCCGCCTTTTTGCTATTTAAATTCACCGATGTCGACACCGCATTTATTATTACGATCACAATCGGTTCGCCATTAGCATAACAAGTTATCAACACTGCTTGCTAACAGCGAAAATAGCTTATCTCTTTACCCCATGATCTGACGATCAGAATTTATAACCGAATCCAAACATAAATACCCAGGGATCCAGACGTGTTTTAATACTCTGCTCCGAATCACCCGCTTTGAATTTAACGGTGGTGTCGATATCCATCCACCATACTGACATATTCAACAACCAGTTTTTATTCAGGTTGTAATCCAACCCAGCCTGGGCTGCTACCCCCCACGAGCTTTTCAGACTCAGGTCGCTCAACCCGGCATTCTCCCCGGTCTGATTAAATTTCTCACCAAAGAATGTGGTGTAGTTAACGCCAAGCCCCAAATAAGGACGCAGCTTATCCGCGCTCTGTCCGAAATAATACTGAGCCATCAGCGTCGGCGGCAGATGTTTGACTTCGGCGATAGTGCCAACACTTCCCACACCGACCTTGTGTTTGAAAGGTGTCGCCGCCAGTAATTCAACCCCGATATTATCGGTAGCCATATAACCGAGCGTCAGCCCTAATTGGGTATTGTCGTTAACATTGAAG from Musicola paradisiaca NCPPB 2511 carries:
- a CDS encoding oligogalacturonate-specific porin KdgM family protein; the protein is MKFKILTMMVASLVSMSSMAVTIDYRHEMKDTPKADHRDRLLISHRFDNGFGLSSEASWKNGASTSQTTPNKPYNEMVSNETEVIASYLYNVNKTFSLESGLSYVTSSTSANYRPYVRAKANVISDLTMSLRYRPYFKRYSSNIGVSGKDTSESGYAITGNIDYTFLKDYTIGYELEYAKTNKAGVSYYRYDNDSDNFDHNVKLSYKWDKNWKPYMEVGNVAQDGTSDHRQTRYRVGVQYNF
- the ompW gene encoding outer membrane protein OmpW encodes the protein MKKTSLVLMAAALLPTLAQAHQAGDVIVRAGTATVHPMESSDNVLGLGSFNVNDNTQLGLTLGYMATDNIGVELLAATPFKHKVGVGSVGTIAEVKHLPPTLMAQYYFGQSADKLRPYLGLGVNYTTFFGEKFNQTGENAGLSDLSLKSSWGVAAQAGLDYNLNKNWLLNMSVWWMDIDTTVKFKAGDSEQSIKTRLDPWVFMFGFGYKF